CAGCACAATCTATATTAACGCCTAGCACCTGCAGAACGTATTATATTTATAATTTCGCGCCTGTCAGGATCTTGAGACCTAAGCCCGCAGTATCTCGCCTCAGCAAGCGGAGTCCTTAACGTTTTATCACGTGCATTAACATCAACTCCGAATGCAATTATAGCTTTTACCACTTCAGGCCGTCCGCCCCTTATCGCAGAATTCAAGACTCCCGCGGCAAATTTCGGTGATTTCGCAAGGTCAAGCCCGGCTTCTTTTGCTGTATTCATTAATAGTTTTATCACTTCAAGGTCAGGATTATTAAACGCAGCAACAATTAAAGCCTGTTCACTCAAGACCGAGCCGACACTAAGAGATTCGCGTATTTCCGTTAAAGCTGCTTTCTTGCAAAAAATAGCGAACTCCGCAGCATTCATTCTTGACGCTCCCATTGAACTAACAGGAGTCGAGAATACACCAACAATGACGCAAATTATCAGGATGAAGAGGAATTCACAGCGTCTCATGACAATAACCCCTCCTAAATAAAATTTTACTGGCAGCGATAATTATAACATTTTAGAAAAAAATACAGCCCTCCAGTTTTCACCAGAAGGCTATTAATAAATATTTTAGATTGGTAGTGTAAATATATTTTATGCGATAATTGCTTGTGCTTCCTGTTGAATTTGCTTGAGATGTTCAGGGCTCACAAAACTTTCTGCGTATAATTTGCAAATATTTTCAGTTCCTGAAGGTCGAGCAGCAAACCACCCGTTTTTAGTCGTAACTTTCAGGCCGCCGATTGATGCATTATTTCCGGGTGCTTTCGTGAATTTCGCCGTAATTTTGTCGCCCGCGAGTGTATCAGCCTTAATATCATCAGGTGATAATTTGCCGAGTGCTGATTTTTGCTCAGGAGTCGCCGGTGTGTCGATTCGTGCGTAAAAACTTGTGCCGTATTTCGCTTTGATTTCGTCATAATGCTGGGCGGGATTCTTGCCTGTTACTGCTGTGATCTCGCAAGCAAGTAAATCCATAATTATGCCGTCCTTATCAGTCGTCCATACTGAACCGTCCTTACATAAGAAAGAAGCTCCCGCGCTCTCTTCTCCGCCAAAGCCCATTGAGCCGTCAAGCAAGCCCTCAACGAACCATTTAAAGCCGACTGGGACTTCACATAATTTGCGGCCGATTCCTTCTGTTACTCGGTCAATTATTGAACTTGAGACTACAGTTTTGCCGACTGCTGCATAAGGCTTCCAACCTGTGCGGCTCGTGAATAAATGCTGAACAGCTACGGCCAAATATGCGTTTGGATTCATGAGTCCTTGAGGCGTTACTATTCCGTGCCTGTCATAGTCCGTATCATTTCCGAACGCTATATCATATGAATCTTTTAACTTGATTAGATTCGCCATAGCAAACGGTGATGAACAGTCCATTCTGATTTTGCCGTCATGATCGGGGGGCATAAATGAAAATGTCGGGTCTAAATTCGGGTTAACGACTTCAAGATTTTGGATCCCGTAAATTTCCGCGATTGGCTTCCAGTAATAAATCCCCGAACCTCCTAAGGGATCCGCACCGATATGGAGTCCTGATTTTGCGATTGCTTCCATGTCGACAACTGCAGCAAGTGCCTTAACATACGGAATAACATAATCCATAAAGTGAACATTTTCAAGTTTAATAGCGCGTTCAAAGGGAATTCTCTTGATTGATTTATACTCGCCGGACTTGATTAATTCATTCGCCCTGTTTTGAATCTTGCTGGTAATTTCCGGGCTTGCTGGGCCTCCGCTCGGCGGGTCGTATTTGATTCCTCCATCAGTGGGCGGATTGTGTGAAGGAGTTATTACCATTCCGTCAGCTTCTTTGTTGCCGGGCGTCCTGTTATGTTCGAGAATTGCGCGTGATACAACAGGAGTCGGAGTCGGTGCAAAATTTTCCTGCAAAATTATTTCTACTCCGTTTGCTGCTAAGACTTCAACGCATGTTCTCATAGCCGGCTCGCTCAATGCGTGAGTGTCTGCCCCGATGTATAACGGCCCGGGGATTTTCTCGGCTGTCCTGTGCTCGTAAACGGCCTGGGCAATTGCCATAATATGAGCCTCGTTAAAGCTGTGAAGTGCTGAACTCCCGCGATGTCCTGAAGTTCCGAATGAAACCTGCTGAGTCTTATCATCAGGATTCGGGGCGAGCGTGTAATAATCGCTGATTAAAGAGGGAATATTTACTATTTTCTTTTCCTGCATAAAATAGGCCTCCGTTCGTGATAAAAAATTTTATAATTTTACGTGAATATCAGAATTATACATTAAACGCCCCAGAATGTTACACCCCTTTTTGTGCCCTCGTAGAATTCTATAATATGGCAAATTTCGGGAATATATTCTGATTTATGCTTTATTGCGTGATTGAGCGAGTCCGTAAATCTTGAATCTTTTCGATAAAGCCAGCGGTAAAATTTATAGATTTCTTTGCGGGTCTCACTTGTAAAGCCTGCACGCTCAAGTCCGACTTTATTTAAGCCCGTTAATCTTAATGGATCGCCCGATGCCAAAGTATAATGCGGAATATCTTTAACGACTCTATAAAGCCCGCCTATCATGCAAAAATCGCCGATTCTCACAAATTGATGAACTCCAGCCATGCCGCCGAAAACTGTATGACTCCCGACACTGACAAAACCTGAAAGCCCGACTTTATTAGCAACTGTAACATGATTCCCGACGTGGACATTATGCGCAAAGTGAACGCCGTCCATGATAAAACAATCATCGCCTACAACTGTCTCATTTCCTTCACCGGTCGCGCGGTTCATGGTAACATTTTCGCGGATTAAATTATTATTGCCGATTCTCAAGTATGAAATTTCGCCTTTGAAGCCGTGATCTTGAGGTTCTCCGCCGAGCGCAGTATATTCATGAATCCTGCAATTTTCGCCGATTGATACATAATCATGAACGCTGACATATGCCCTTAATTCTGTATTCGCGCCGATTTTAACGTGTGAATCAATCAAACAAAACGGGCCGATAATTACTCCGTCATCTAATTCTGCTTTACTAGATACTATTGACGTGGGATGTATTTTAACGCTCAAAACTTTTTAAGCCTCCTTTTTCGTGAGAGTACTGCCCAGCATAAATAAGAATTCGCCCTCTGCTACGATTTCGTCATTTACATAGCCTGTAACTTTTGCCTTACCTGAGACGCTGCGGACTTTGAGTAATTCTGCCTTAGTTACGAGAATATCACCGGGCTTGACGGGCTTTCTGAATCTAGCGTTATCTATTCCGGCAAGAAATGCGATTTTGTCGAGTCCTTCTTTACCGAGCTTGAGTCCTACCATTACAGAAGCAACTTGTCCCATACTCTCAAGAATCATGACTCCCGGCATTGTAGGATCTCCGGGAAAGTGTCCCTGGAAAAACGGCTCATTAATAGTAACATTCTTATAGCCTGTTATATGCATGTCATCATATTCTGTGATTCTGTCTACCATTAAGAACGGATAACGCTGCTTTAAAATTTTCATGATTTCCAGTATATCAAGCATAAATAAAATTATTCTCCTCTCAACTTTTGCGCGAGTTTCAGGTGTAAATCATGGCCTGCTCTCACTGCGATTATATGTGCTTTAAGGGGGCGGCCTATTGCTGCTAAATCCCCTGTTAAATCTAAAATTTTGTGCCGGACGAACTCATTAGTAAATCTCAAACCTCCGGCAGCTTTGACTCCTGATTCAGATATTAATATTGCATTATCAAGAGAACCGCCTAACGCCATTCCATGAGAACGCAAAAAATTTATATCTGACTCATATGCGAATGTCCGGGAACTTGCAATCTCGTTAAAATAATTTTCCGGCGAATAATCATAATCAAAAATTTGCGCGCCTATATATTTATACTCAACTGAATATGTTATGTGCAAATTCTCACAGGGGAAGGCCGCTATAAATCTTGTCTTGTCATCGCTTGAAATAATAACAGGCTGTGAAATCTCAAGAGCATTAATATTATTTTCTCGTGATCTATCAGAGTGAGTCATTATTTCATCACAGATTAATTTTGAGCAGCCATCCAACGCCGGCATTTCTCCGCCTCTTACTGTGAGTTTCACTCCTGACCAGATTCCAAGACCTGCTAAACCTGATAAAACATGCTCGCAAGTTTTTATTTTCGAGTCATCGCTGAAAATATAATCAGATCCCCGATTAGTGCCTGAAAGTTTAAATTTTCTTAGCGGCAGCTCGTGAATGTCATTACTCATTATAATTTCAGGAGAGTCACACGGCGAAATTACTAACTCGCAATCTTGGCCGGAGTGAAGCCCGACACCCTTTAATAATATTGTCCCGTTAAGCGTCATTTTTTTGCAATTTTTTCTCCAGCATTCTCACACGTTTATATAAAGCTGGTAAATCTGCTGCTAAAACTAGCGCGCGTTTTGCCTCGTTATGATTTCTCGCAGGGAAGCCTGACACAATAGAACCGGGCATAATATCATTTGTAACGCCTGAACGTCCCGCAATAATTACGCGTTCTCCGATATGAACATGATCCGTAATTCCTGCCTGCACTGAAATTGTAACGTTGTCATCAATAATAGAACTTCCGGCGATTCCCGACATTGAGCAGATTATACAATTCCGCCCGATTTTCACGTTATGCCCGATTTGAACTTGATTATCAATTTTTGTGCCGCTGCCTATAACAGTGT
The genomic region above belongs to Synergistaceae bacterium and contains:
- the lpxA gene encoding acyl-ACP--UDP-N-acetylglucosamine O-acyltransferase, which gives rise to MSVKIHPTSIVSSKAELDDGVIIGPFCLIDSHVKIGANTELRAYVSVHDYVSIGENCRIHEYTALGGEPQDHGFKGEISYLRIGNNNLIRENVTMNRATGEGNETVVGDDCFIMDGVHFAHNVHVGNHVTVANKVGLSGFVSVGSHTVFGGMAGVHQFVRIGDFCMIGGLYRVVKDIPHYTLASGDPLRLTGLNKVGLERAGFTSETRKEIYKFYRWLYRKDSRFTDSLNHAIKHKSEYIPEICHIIEFYEGTKRGVTFWGV
- a CDS encoding UDP-3-O-acyl-N-acetylglucosamine deacetylase, yielding MTLNGTILLKGVGLHSGQDCELVISPCDSPEIIMSNDIHELPLRKFKLSGTNRGSDYIFSDDSKIKTCEHVLSGLAGLGIWSGVKLTVRGGEMPALDGCSKLICDEIMTHSDRSRENNINALEISQPVIISSDDKTRFIAAFPCENLHITYSVEYKYIGAQIFDYDYSPENYFNEIASSRTFAYESDINFLRSHGMALGGSLDNAILISESGVKAAGGLRFTNEFVRHKILDLTGDLAAIGRPLKAHIIAVRAGHDLHLKLAQKLRGE
- the pgm gene encoding phosphoglucomutase (alpha-D-glucose-1,6-bisphosphate-dependent), giving the protein MQEKKIVNIPSLISDYYTLAPNPDDKTQQVSFGTSGHRGSSALHSFNEAHIMAIAQAVYEHRTAEKIPGPLYIGADTHALSEPAMRTCVEVLAANGVEIILQENFAPTPTPVVSRAILEHNRTPGNKEADGMVITPSHNPPTDGGIKYDPPSGGPASPEITSKIQNRANELIKSGEYKSIKRIPFERAIKLENVHFMDYVIPYVKALAAVVDMEAIAKSGLHIGADPLGGSGIYYWKPIAEIYGIQNLEVVNPNLDPTFSFMPPDHDGKIRMDCSSPFAMANLIKLKDSYDIAFGNDTDYDRHGIVTPQGLMNPNAYLAVAVQHLFTSRTGWKPYAAVGKTVVSSSIIDRVTEGIGRKLCEVPVGFKWFVEGLLDGSMGFGGEESAGASFLCKDGSVWTTDKDGIIMDLLACEITAVTGKNPAQHYDEIKAKYGTSFYARIDTPATPEQKSALGKLSPDDIKADTLAGDKITAKFTKAPGNNASIGGLKVTTKNGWFAARPSGTENICKLYAESFVSPEHLKQIQQEAQAIIA
- the fabZ gene encoding 3-hydroxyacyl-ACP dehydratase FabZ yields the protein MLDILEIMKILKQRYPFLMVDRITEYDDMHITGYKNVTINEPFFQGHFPGDPTMPGVMILESMGQVASVMVGLKLGKEGLDKIAFLAGIDNARFRKPVKPGDILVTKAELLKVRSVSGKAKVTGYVNDEIVAEGEFLFMLGSTLTKKEA